A genome region from Jeongeupia sp. HS-3 includes the following:
- a CDS encoding arginine/lysine/ornithine decarboxylase produces the protein MRFYFPLVIIDEDFRSENTSGSGIRELAAAIEAEGMDVIGYTSYGDLTSFAQQQSRAAGFILSIDDEEFGGGSHQETQDALNSLRNFVAEIRRRNPDIPIYLYGETRTARHIPNDVLRELHGFIHMHEDTPEFVARHIIREAKSYLDTLAPPFFRALTHYAQDGSYSWHCPGHSGGVAFLKSPVGQMFHQFFGENMLRADVCNAVDELGQLLDHTGPVAASERNAARIFNCDHLFFVTNGTSTSNKIVWHSTVAPGDIVVVDRNCHKSILHAIMMTGAVPIFLTPTRNHYGIIGPIPRSEFEPESIRRKMLANPFCREKLEANPDVKPRVLTITQSTYDGIMYNVEEIKGLLDGEIDTLHFDEAWLPHAAFHDFYGDYHAIGEGRPRCDTSMVFSTQSTHKLLAGLSQASQILVQDANDNKLDRDIFNEAYLMHTSTSPQYAIIASCDVAAAMMEPPGGTALVEESLAESLEFRRAMRKVDEEYGSDWWFRVWGPDDLTDEGLDHRDAWMLKAGESWHGFGDIAEGFNLLDPIKATIITPGLNVDGDFAEAGIPASIVSKYLAEHGVVIEKTGLYSFFILFTIGITKGRWNTLLTTLQQFKDDYDKNAPLWRVLPDFVQQFPQYERIGLHELCQQIHGIYKANNVAKLTTEMYLSDLVPAMKPAKAFSKMAHRDIERVPLDELEGRITAVMLTPYPPGIPLLIPGEVFNATIVDYLKFAREFNQRFPGFETYIHGLVTEDAGGARGYFVDCVIE, from the coding sequence ATGCGTTTTTACTTTCCTCTCGTCATCATCGACGAAGATTTCCGCTCCGAAAACACCAGCGGCTCCGGTATCCGCGAGCTGGCCGCGGCCATCGAGGCCGAGGGCATGGATGTCATCGGTTACACCAGCTATGGCGACCTGACCAGCTTCGCGCAGCAGCAAAGCCGCGCCGCCGGTTTCATCCTGTCGATCGACGATGAAGAGTTCGGTGGTGGTTCGCATCAGGAAACCCAGGATGCGCTGAACAGCCTGCGCAATTTCGTCGCCGAAATCCGCCGCCGCAACCCGGACATCCCGATTTATCTGTACGGTGAAACGCGCACCGCCCGCCACATCCCCAACGATGTGCTGCGCGAACTGCATGGCTTCATCCATATGCACGAAGACACGCCAGAATTCGTCGCACGGCACATCATCCGCGAAGCCAAGAGCTATCTGGATACGCTGGCGCCACCGTTCTTCCGCGCGCTGACGCATTACGCCCAAGACGGCTCGTACTCGTGGCACTGCCCGGGACACTCGGGTGGCGTGGCTTTCCTGAAGTCGCCGGTCGGCCAGATGTTCCACCAGTTTTTCGGCGAGAACATGCTGCGCGCCGACGTCTGCAATGCGGTGGATGAACTCGGCCAGCTGCTCGACCATACCGGCCCGGTTGCCGCGTCCGAGCGCAACGCGGCGCGCATTTTCAATTGCGATCATCTGTTCTTCGTCACCAATGGCACGTCGACGTCGAACAAGATCGTCTGGCACAGCACCGTGGCGCCGGGCGATATCGTCGTGGTCGACCGCAACTGCCACAAATCGATCCTGCACGCGATCATGATGACCGGCGCGGTGCCGATCTTCCTGACGCCGACGCGCAACCATTACGGCATCATCGGGCCGATTCCGCGCAGCGAGTTCGAGCCGGAAAGCATCCGCCGCAAGATGCTGGCCAACCCGTTCTGCCGCGAGAAGCTCGAAGCCAACCCGGACGTGAAGCCGCGCGTGCTGACGATCACCCAGTCGACCTACGACGGCATCATGTACAACGTCGAAGAGATCAAGGGTCTCTTGGACGGCGAAATCGATACGCTGCACTTCGACGAAGCCTGGCTGCCGCACGCGGCTTTCCACGATTTCTACGGCGACTACCACGCGATCGGCGAAGGCCGGCCGCGCTGCGATACCTCGATGGTGTTTTCGACCCAGTCGACACACAAGCTGCTCGCCGGCCTGTCGCAGGCATCGCAGATCTTGGTGCAGGACGCCAACGACAACAAGCTCGACCGCGACATCTTCAACGAGGCGTACCTGATGCACACCTCGACGTCGCCGCAGTACGCGATCATCGCCTCGTGCGATGTCGCCGCGGCGATGATGGAGCCGCCGGGCGGCACCGCGCTGGTTGAGGAGTCGCTGGCCGAGTCGCTGGAATTCCGCCGCGCGATGCGCAAGGTCGACGAGGAATACGGCAGCGACTGGTGGTTCCGCGTCTGGGGCCCGGACGATCTGACCGATGAAGGTCTGGATCACCGCGATGCCTGGATGCTCAAGGCCGGTGAATCGTGGCACGGCTTCGGCGATATCGCCGAAGGTTTCAACCTGCTCGACCCGATCAAGGCGACCATCATCACCCCGGGGCTGAATGTCGACGGCGACTTCGCCGAGGCGGGTATTCCGGCATCGATCGTCAGCAAATATCTGGCCGAGCACGGCGTGGTGATCGAAAAGACTGGCCTGTACTCGTTCTTTATTCTGTTCACCATCGGCATCACCAAGGGCCGCTGGAACACGTTGCTGACCACACTGCAACAGTTCAAGGACGATTACGACAAGAACGCGCCGCTGTGGCGTGTACTGCCGGACTTCGTGCAGCAATTCCCGCAGTACGAGCGCATCGGCCTGCATGAGCTTTGCCAGCAGATCCACGGCATCTACAAGGCCAACAACGTCGCCAAGCTGACGACCGAAATGTACTTGTCCGATCTGGTACCGGCGATGAAGCCGGCCAAGGCGTTCAGCAAAATGGCGCATCGCGATATCGAGCGCGTGCCGCTGGACGAACTCGAAGGCCGGATCACCGCGGTGATGCTGACGCCGTATCCGCCGGGCATTCCGCTGCTGATTCCGGGCGAGGTGTTCAACGCCACCATCGTTGACTACCTCAAGTTCGCGCGCGAATTCAATCAGCGCTTCCCGGGTTTTGAAACCTACATCCACGGTCTGGTGACCGAGGATGCCGGCGGCGCCAGGGGTTATTTCGTCGATTGCGTCATCGAGTAA
- a CDS encoding c-type cytochrome, protein MPLRFLACLAFVAAAPVWALTPQQLANSKGCMACHSMSQKIVGPGFKQVADKYRGDKSAPAKLAAKIRKGGSGVWGTMVMPPAAVSEAEAQQLASWILSQK, encoded by the coding sequence ATGCCACTTCGTTTTCTTGCCTGCCTTGCGTTTGTCGCCGCCGCACCGGTATGGGCGCTGACGCCGCAGCAGTTGGCGAACAGCAAGGGCTGCATGGCCTGTCACAGCATGAGCCAGAAAATCGTTGGCCCCGGTTTCAAGCAGGTGGCCGATAAATATCGTGGCGACAAGAGCGCGCCAGCAAAGCTGGCCGCAAAGATCCGCAAGGGTGGTTCGGGCGTGTGGGGCACGATGGTGATGCCGCCAGCCGCGGTCTCCGAGGCCGAAGCGCAGCAGCTGGCGAGCTGGATCCTGTCGCAGAAATAA
- the egtB gene encoding ergothioneine biosynthesis protein EgtB, which translates to MNAPRKPDDDYCPANTAAHWLARYRRIRADTEALAAGLSPEDQTVQSMPDASPSKWHRAHVSWFFEQFLLQPLLPGYRCFDPRYAFLFNSYYVSIGPRYERVQRGLITRPSAAEVSDYRNHVDTAVTRLLEQATPAQLNDIAPILELGLQHEQQHQELICTDILHALSHNPLHPAVAPGWAWPTLPVHTTGTVDIQAGAYAIGHADERFAFDNETPRHTVWLQQTHLATRLVSNADWLAFIADGGYATPGLWLSDGWAHARQQAWLAPLYWRQIDGVWLSLTLAGLREIDPRLPACHISYYEADAFARWAGQRLPTETEWEVAASGGELKDAFGHVWQWTSSAYAPYPGYRPLAGSLGEYNGKFMVNQLVLRGSACITPDSHSRLSYRNFFYPHQRWQFSGLRLAH; encoded by the coding sequence ATGAATGCACCACGCAAGCCAGACGATGATTACTGTCCGGCCAACACCGCAGCACATTGGCTGGCACGCTATCGACGAATCCGCGCCGATACCGAGGCGCTGGCCGCGGGCTTGTCGCCGGAAGACCAGACGGTACAGTCGATGCCGGACGCCAGCCCGAGCAAATGGCACCGCGCGCATGTCAGCTGGTTCTTTGAACAGTTTCTGCTACAGCCGCTGCTGCCCGGCTACCGCTGTTTTGATCCGCGTTACGCCTTCCTGTTCAACTCGTATTACGTTTCGATCGGCCCACGTTACGAACGAGTGCAACGCGGCTTGATTACCCGGCCATCGGCCGCCGAAGTCAGCGATTACCGCAACCATGTTGATACCGCCGTCACCCGTTTGCTTGAACAGGCGACGCCGGCCCAGTTAAACGATATCGCCCCGATTCTCGAACTCGGCCTGCAGCACGAACAGCAACATCAGGAGCTGATCTGTACCGATATCCTGCATGCGCTCTCGCACAACCCGCTGCACCCGGCCGTGGCACCGGGCTGGGCCTGGCCGACGCTCCCGGTGCATACCACCGGAACGGTCGACATCCAGGCCGGCGCCTACGCCATCGGCCATGCCGACGAACGCTTTGCCTTCGATAACGAAACCCCAAGGCACACCGTCTGGCTGCAGCAGACACATCTGGCAACACGGCTGGTCAGCAATGCCGACTGGCTGGCCTTTATCGCCGATGGTGGCTACGCCACGCCGGGCTTATGGCTCTCCGATGGCTGGGCTCACGCCAGACAACAAGCATGGCTCGCACCGCTATATTGGCGGCAGATCGATGGCGTATGGCTCAGCCTCACCCTAGCCGGCTTGCGCGAGATCGACCCAAGACTGCCGGCCTGTCACATCAGCTATTACGAAGCCGACGCCTTTGCCCGCTGGGCCGGGCAAAGGCTGCCTACCGAAACCGAATGGGAAGTCGCGGCAAGCGGCGGCGAGCTGAAAGACGCCTTCGGCCATGTCTGGCAATGGACCAGCAGCGCCTACGCCCCTTACCCCGGCTACCGGCCGCTGGCCGGTTCGCTCGGCGAATACAACGGCAAGTTCATGGTCAACCAGCTGGTGCTGCGCGGCAGTGCGTGCATCACGCCCGACAGCCATTCGCGCCTCAGCTATCGCAACTTTTTCTACCCCCATCAACGCTGGCAGTTCAGCGGATTGCGCTTGGCCCACTGA
- the egtD gene encoding L-histidine N(alpha)-methyltransferase, translating to MNDDHAGFMADVITGLSATPKRLPPKYFYDAAGSALFLDITRLDEYYVTRTELAILQTHASDIASHIPAGSALVEFGSGASTKIRTLLNALPQLAAYVPVDISTELLAQEAAELSRDFPGLPIYPIAVDFTTDFRLPSTLENHPKAGFFPGSTIGNFEPREAQHFLACAAHTLGAGAIFIVGVDLEKSPETLHAAYNDAVGITARFNLNMLTRMQRELGATLDPHGFRHHAFYNEIERRIEMHLVANGAQTIRVNGNAFEFANGESIHTENSYKYTQARFADLARSAGWDIEASWTDSQQHMSIQALRCRRGESMSERPDHAKLHPPPD from the coding sequence ATGAACGACGATCATGCTGGATTCATGGCCGATGTCATCACCGGCCTGAGCGCAACCCCCAAGCGCTTGCCACCCAAGTATTTCTACGATGCCGCCGGTTCGGCACTGTTTCTCGATATCACCCGCCTTGACGAGTATTACGTCACCCGTACCGAGCTGGCCATTCTGCAAACCCATGCCAGCGACATTGCCAGCCATATCCCGGCCGGATCGGCGCTGGTCGAATTCGGCAGTGGTGCCAGCACCAAGATTCGCACCCTGCTCAACGCGTTGCCGCAGCTGGCTGCCTACGTGCCGGTCGACATTTCAACCGAACTGCTGGCGCAAGAAGCCGCCGAGTTAAGCCGGGATTTCCCAGGCCTGCCGATTTACCCCATCGCCGTGGACTTCACGACCGACTTCCGCTTGCCAAGTACGCTGGAAAACCACCCCAAGGCCGGCTTTTTCCCCGGCTCAACCATCGGCAATTTTGAACCCAGAGAAGCGCAGCATTTTCTCGCCTGCGCCGCGCATACGCTTGGTGCTGGCGCCATATTCATCGTTGGCGTCGATCTGGAAAAATCGCCTGAAACACTGCACGCCGCCTACAACGATGCGGTCGGGATCACCGCGCGTTTCAATCTCAACATGCTGACACGGATGCAGCGCGAGCTCGGCGCCACGCTTGATCCGCATGGCTTTCGTCACCATGCGTTTTACAACGAGATCGAGCGCCGGATTGAAATGCATCTGGTCGCCAACGGCGCACAGACCATACGCGTCAACGGCAACGCGTTCGAATTCGCCAACGGTGAAAGCATCCATACCGAAAACAGCTACAAGTACACGCAAGCGCGGTTTGCCGATCTGGCCCGTAGCGCGGGCTGGGATATCGAAGCCAGCTGGACGGATTCGCAGCAGCATATGTCCATTCAGGCGCTGCGCTGTCGCCGTGGCGAATCGATGTCGGAGCGCCCTGATCATGCAAAATTGCATCCGCCTCCGGACTGA
- the cysG gene encoding siroheme synthase CysG, translating to MDYFPLFLDLKRQPCLIVGGGEVALRKATLLKAAGAALSVVSPDLLPQLAQWRDAGELRHHARTFSRDDVAGMRLVIAATDDEQVNAQVHAECEARGVLVNVVDTPEKCRFIVPSIVDRSPLMVAISTGGTAPVLARQLRARIEATLPHGYGVLARLAGRLRDRVKARFTDERARRRFWETALDGSAAEKALAGNEAGALAELEHRLTLADDATLGRGAVYLVGAGPGNPDLLTFRALRLMQQTDVVLYDNLVAPAILALVRRDAERIYVGKKSNNHALPQEEINKLLVKLAQEGKAVLRLKGGDPFIFGRGGEEIEELAANGVDFEVVPGITSASGASCYAGIPLTHRDHAQSVTFVTGHRRGDEIELDWPRLTSPSETVVIYMGVKQAPRICEQLIAHGRAADTPAAIIEKATTAEQCVITGTLATLPALIEQHGIKPPALIIVGSVVTLHDKLAWQQPAVPADSTG from the coding sequence ATGGATTACTTTCCGCTGTTTCTCGACCTCAAGCGTCAACCCTGTTTGATTGTCGGTGGCGGTGAAGTTGCGCTGCGCAAAGCCACTCTCTTGAAAGCGGCCGGCGCGGCGCTATCGGTCGTCTCGCCCGATCTGCTGCCGCAGCTGGCGCAGTGGCGCGATGCCGGCGAGCTGCGCCACCATGCGCGCACCTTCAGCCGCGACGACGTTGCCGGCATGCGCTTGGTGATTGCAGCCACCGACGACGAGCAGGTCAACGCTCAGGTACACGCCGAATGCGAAGCACGCGGCGTGCTGGTGAATGTGGTGGATACGCCGGAGAAATGCCGCTTCATCGTCCCGTCGATTGTCGATCGCTCGCCGCTAATGGTCGCGATTTCGACCGGCGGCACCGCGCCGGTACTGGCGCGGCAGTTACGTGCACGCATCGAAGCCACGCTGCCACACGGTTACGGCGTACTGGCCAGACTGGCTGGCCGCTTGCGCGACCGGGTCAAGGCCCGCTTCACCGACGAGCGCGCCCGCCGACGCTTCTGGGAAACCGCGCTTGATGGCTCCGCAGCGGAAAAAGCCCTCGCCGGCAACGAAGCCGGTGCGCTGGCCGAGCTGGAACACCGCCTGACGCTGGCCGATGACGCTACGCTGGGCCGCGGCGCCGTCTACCTTGTTGGTGCCGGCCCCGGCAATCCGGATTTGCTGACCTTCCGCGCACTCAGGTTGATGCAGCAGACCGATGTCGTGCTGTACGACAACCTCGTCGCCCCGGCGATTCTGGCACTGGTGCGCCGCGATGCCGAACGCATCTATGTCGGCAAGAAATCCAACAACCACGCCTTGCCGCAGGAAGAAATCAACAAGCTGCTGGTGAAGCTGGCGCAGGAAGGCAAGGCGGTGCTGCGACTCAAGGGCGGCGACCCGTTCATCTTCGGCCGCGGTGGCGAGGAAATCGAAGAACTGGCGGCCAATGGCGTCGACTTCGAAGTGGTTCCCGGGATCACCTCGGCCTCCGGTGCGTCGTGCTATGCCGGCATCCCGCTCACCCACCGCGACCACGCGCAGTCGGTGACCTTCGTGACCGGCCACCGTCGTGGCGATGAAATCGAACTCGACTGGCCACGCCTGACCAGCCCGTCCGAAACCGTGGTGATCTACATGGGTGTGAAACAAGCGCCACGTATCTGTGAACAACTGATCGCTCATGGTCGCGCCGCCGATACGCCCGCAGCCATCATTGAAAAAGCCACCACGGCCGAACAGTGTGTCATCACCGGTACGCTGGCCACCCTGCCCGCGCTGATCGAGCAACACGGCATCAAACCACCAGCGCTGATCATCGTTGGCTCGGTGGTCACGTTGCATGACAAGCTGGCCTGGCAGCAGCCGGCCGTACCGGCAGACAGCACCGGCTGA
- a CDS encoding MHYT domain-containing protein: MSGSYDLFLVLVSYLVATLAAYTALDLAGRITASSRLRASQWLLGGSVAMGTGIWAMHFTGMMAFELPIAVTYSPLLTLFSWIAAIVVSMLALWVVSQAALGHRTIAWGALLMGAGICTMHYTGMAAMQVAPGIDYDPLLFAASVLIAVSASAVALVIAFLLRGHDSQRFSKPRLIAALVMGFAIVGMHYTGMAAAQFAALTVCSTQSGLSGNWGGLPLASVTAVILMGTLMLSRADAQATARAARQQRQQAEAERLYQLTYIDAETHLPNRTLLKDTLLHLTTSDGATQQRFALALIEINGCDALLAKLGRQYEAVLIQAAALRLQNAIPKQDLLVRWGQHAFGVLSQITTDSTQLRAQLIAALAPPLQLANRHIELDVTVHCCTHPEDGLSPHVLISKLRHPPHRATATPTVATGQYVTGRLAGEA; this comes from the coding sequence ATGTCCGGAAGCTACGATCTGTTCCTTGTGCTTGTGTCCTATCTGGTCGCCACGCTGGCCGCCTATACCGCGCTTGACCTGGCCGGGCGCATTACCGCTTCCAGCCGCTTGCGCGCCAGTCAATGGTTGCTGGGTGGCTCGGTCGCGATGGGTACCGGTATCTGGGCCATGCACTTCACCGGCATGATGGCGTTCGAACTCCCCATCGCCGTGACCTATAGCCCGCTGCTGACGCTGTTTTCGTGGATTGCGGCCATCGTCGTCTCGATGTTGGCGCTCTGGGTCGTCAGCCAGGCCGCGCTGGGTCATCGCACCATTGCCTGGGGTGCCCTCTTGATGGGCGCAGGGATCTGCACTATGCACTACACCGGCATGGCGGCGATGCAGGTCGCGCCGGGCATCGATTACGACCCGCTGCTTTTTGCCGCATCCGTCCTTATTGCCGTCTCCGCCTCAGCCGTCGCACTGGTCATCGCCTTTCTCTTGCGGGGCCATGATTCGCAACGCTTCAGCAAACCCCGGCTGATCGCTGCGCTGGTCATGGGCTTCGCCATTGTCGGTATGCATTACACCGGCATGGCCGCGGCGCAATTTGCCGCCCTGACGGTCTGCTCGACGCAAAGCGGGTTATCGGGCAACTGGGGTGGCCTGCCGCTGGCCAGCGTCACCGCCGTCATCCTGATGGGCACGCTGATGTTGTCGCGCGCAGACGCGCAGGCAACTGCCAGAGCCGCGCGGCAACAGCGGCAACAGGCCGAGGCAGAGCGTCTCTATCAATTGACCTATATCGATGCCGAAACCCATCTGCCGAACCGGACACTGCTCAAAGACACCCTGCTGCATCTGACCACCAGCGATGGCGCGACCCAGCAGCGTTTTGCACTGGCACTGATCGAAATCAACGGCTGCGACGCGCTACTGGCAAAGCTGGGCCGGCAATACGAAGCCGTACTGATTCAGGCCGCGGCACTCCGCTTGCAGAACGCAATCCCGAAGCAGGATCTGCTTGTTCGCTGGGGGCAGCATGCATTTGGTGTGCTCTCGCAAATCACCACCGATAGCACGCAGTTGCGCGCCCAACTCATTGCCGCGCTCGCACCACCACTGCAACTGGCAAACCGGCATATCGAACTGGATGTCACCGTGCATTGCTGCACGCATCCGGAGGATGGACTGAGCCCGCACGTATTGATCAGCAAGCTGCGTCACCCGCCCCACCGCGCCACTGCGACACCCACCGTCGCCACAGGCCAATACGTCACCGGCAGGCTGGCTGGCGAAGCCTGA
- a CDS encoding cytochrome c5 family protein, producing the protein MSGSNASAAKSVVGLILTAIVGIPVFIYLVVKLFTSGSGIDLGSTTMTTEAVAARMQPVGSVMLVDSAPPGQRGGKSVYDAICSSCHATGLTNSPKFGDAGTWAPRISKGFETLWTHAINGFNAMPAKGGSPDLTDDEVKRAVAYMANAAGAKFVEPPVAGAGAGGAVDPATKGKEIYGSLCITCHGTGVAGAPKLGDKAAWAPRLKEGADAAVAIGIKGLNAMPPKGGYSGSDEEFKAAAMYMIGQAK; encoded by the coding sequence ATGAGCGGCTCCAACGCATCTGCGGCAAAAAGCGTCGTCGGTCTGATTCTGACCGCGATCGTCGGTATTCCGGTATTCATTTACCTCGTGGTCAAACTGTTCACCTCGGGTAGCGGCATCGATCTTGGCAGCACGACGATGACCACCGAAGCGGTCGCAGCGCGGATGCAGCCGGTCGGTAGCGTCATGTTGGTCGATAGCGCTCCGCCGGGCCAACGTGGCGGCAAGTCGGTTTATGACGCCATCTGTAGCTCCTGTCATGCCACCGGCCTGACGAATTCACCGAAGTTCGGCGATGCCGGTACTTGGGCCCCACGCATCAGCAAGGGCTTTGAAACGCTGTGGACACACGCGATCAATGGCTTCAATGCCATGCCGGCCAAGGGTGGCTCGCCTGATCTGACCGACGATGAAGTGAAGCGTGCCGTTGCCTATATGGCCAATGCCGCCGGCGCCAAGTTTGTCGAACCGCCGGTTGCTGGCGCAGGGGCTGGTGGTGCGGTGGATCCGGCGACCAAGGGCAAGGAAATCTACGGTTCGCTTTGTATCACCTGCCACGGCACTGGCGTTGCTGGTGCGCCGAAGCTCGGCGACAAGGCCGCTTGGGCACCGCGACTGAAGGAAGGTGCCGATGCGGCTGTTGCCATCGGGATCAAAGGCCTGAACGCGATGCCACCCAAGGGCGGCTACAGCGGCTCCGATGAGGAGTTCAAGGCCGCCGCGATGTATATGATCGGCCAAGCGAAGTAA
- a CDS encoding GNAT family N-acetyltransferase yields the protein MTFSIRTARRDDVGNILAMIRELAEFEALAHLVSATEDKLAADLFGDHPACECIVGEIGGETVSFALFFHNYSTFLARRGLYLEDLYVRPAARGQGYAKAMMVHLARLARERDCGRFEWSVLDWNANAISFYEAIGATVLPDWRVCRVTGAALDVLAER from the coding sequence ATGACTTTTTCCATCCGCACCGCCCGCCGCGATGACGTGGGCAACATTCTGGCGATGATCCGTGAACTGGCCGAATTCGAAGCGCTAGCCCATCTCGTCAGCGCGACCGAGGACAAGCTCGCCGCCGATCTGTTTGGCGACCATCCCGCCTGCGAATGCATCGTCGGCGAGATCGGCGGCGAAACCGTTTCCTTCGCACTGTTCTTCCATAACTACTCGACCTTCCTGGCGCGGCGCGGCCTGTACCTGGAAGACCTGTATGTCCGCCCCGCTGCACGCGGTCAGGGCTACGCCAAGGCGATGATGGTGCACCTGGCCCGGCTGGCGCGCGAACGCGATTGCGGCCGCTTCGAGTGGAGCGTGCTCGACTGGAATGCCAACGCCATCTCGTTCTACGAAGCTATCGGTGCGACCGTGCTGCCGGACTGGCGTGTCTGCCGCGTCACCGGCGCGGCGCTCGACGTCCTCGCCGAACGCTGA
- a CDS encoding multidrug efflux SMR transporter, with the protein MVSYWLVLGVAVFSEIVWALSLKYVQLHPSPWIIGGSVGLSFLNMALLSFAMKGIPAGTAYAIWTGLGAVGVTIGGIIWFGDPLGAVRIFFLGLIVAGVFGLKMAS; encoded by the coding sequence ATGGTCAGCTATTGGCTTGTGCTCGGCGTTGCCGTTTTCAGCGAAATTGTCTGGGCGCTCTCGCTCAAATATGTGCAACTGCACCCCAGCCCGTGGATTATCGGCGGTTCGGTGGGGCTGTCATTTCTGAATATGGCGCTGCTGTCGTTTGCGATGAAAGGCATTCCGGCCGGCACCGCCTACGCGATCTGGACCGGGCTGGGCGCCGTGGGCGTCACCATCGGCGGCATCATCTGGTTTGGTGATCCGCTCGGCGCCGTACGGATCTTCTTCCTCGGCTTGATCGTCGCCGGTGTTTTCGGCCTGAAGATGGCATCGTAA
- a CDS encoding dienelactone hydrolase family protein yields MSRRVFLSGTLAAGFALAVRPVAATTIPTDSNGLLAGVVQIPLAGASLPAYRAQPAGVTTPLPTVIVVQEIFGVHEHIQALCRRLAKQGYLAIAPELYFRQGDPRKYPEVDQLMKLVMSVPDAQVLDDLDATLAWAAQNGADAKRMAITGFCWGGRIVWLYAARNPALKAAVAWYGRLVGVASANTPRQPLDVAAAIKVPVLGLYGGQDKGITAESIAQMRVAIKAAKVPVDIIVYPDAGHGFNADYRPSYNEAAARDGWKKMLSWFKQHGV; encoded by the coding sequence ATGTCCCGGCGCGTTTTTCTTTCCGGCACCCTCGCCGCCGGTTTTGCCCTGGCGGTCAGGCCGGTGGCGGCGACGACGATCCCGACCGACTCCAACGGTCTGCTTGCCGGAGTGGTGCAGATTCCGCTGGCCGGCGCGAGCCTGCCGGCGTATCGGGCGCAACCGGCGGGCGTGACCACGCCGCTGCCGACGGTGATCGTGGTGCAGGAAATTTTTGGTGTCCACGAGCATATTCAGGCGTTGTGCCGACGTCTGGCCAAGCAAGGCTATCTGGCCATCGCGCCCGAGCTGTACTTTCGCCAGGGCGATCCGCGCAAATACCCCGAAGTCGATCAGTTGATGAAGCTGGTGATGAGCGTGCCCGATGCGCAGGTGCTGGACGATCTCGATGCCACGCTGGCTTGGGCTGCGCAGAACGGTGCCGATGCCAAACGGATGGCCATCACCGGTTTTTGCTGGGGCGGGCGCATCGTCTGGCTGTACGCGGCACGCAACCCTGCGCTCAAGGCCGCGGTTGCCTGGTACGGCCGGCTGGTCGGGGTCGCCTCGGCCAACACGCCAAGGCAGCCGCTCGACGTCGCCGCCGCGATCAAGGTGCCGGTACTGGGTTTGTACGGTGGGCAGGACAAGGGCATTACGGCGGAATCGATCGCGCAGATGCGCGTGGCGATCAAGGCGGCAAAGGTGCCAGTGGATATTATTGTCTATCCGGACGCCGGGCACGGCTTCAACGCCGATTACCGGCCGAGTTACAACGAGGCGGCGGCGCGCGACGGGTGGAAGAAGATGCTGTCCTGGTTCAAGCAGCACGGTGTCTAA